A portion of the Nomia melanderi isolate GNS246 chromosome 2, iyNomMela1, whole genome shotgun sequence genome contains these proteins:
- the LOC116425633 gene encoding uncharacterized protein LOC116425633 isoform X2 — MIQMTQCVCVLMDPPRVWFDITAIGASSAPGFSRQAEKGTRGYARSELLGEQSASCPALRASQQDRARPGHDFLRGKIWMTALRREGSSVEQDKQKVSRSGLACSI; from the exons ATGATCCA GATGACCCAGTGTGTTTGCGTTTTGATGGATCCGCCACGTGTTTGGTTTGACATTACG GCCATCGGTGcatcctcggcccctggcttcAGTAGGCAAGCGGAGAAAGGCACGCGCGGGTACGCACGCTCGGAATTGCTTGGCGAGCAATCCGCCTCTTGCCCAGCCTTACGTGCATCCCAGCAAGACCGAGCAAGACCAG GACACGACTTCCTCCGGGGAAAAATATGGATGACAGCGTTGCGCCGAGAAGGCTCGTCCGTAGAACAAGACAAACAGAAAGTGTCCAGGTCGGGATTAGCATGTTCAATCTAA
- the LOC116425633 gene encoding uncharacterized protein LOC116425633 isoform X1 — MLLLELTFETGKYTLVTRMTQCVCVLMDPPRVWFDITAIGASSAPGFSRQAEKGTRGYARSELLGEQSASCPALRASQQDRARPGHDFLRGKIWMTALRREGSSVEQDKQKVSRSGLACSI; from the exons ATGCTTCTGTTGGAATTAACATTTGAAACCGGAAAATACACATTGGTTACCAGGATGACCCAGTGTGTTTGCGTTTTGATGGATCCGCCACGTGTTTGGTTTGACATTACG GCCATCGGTGcatcctcggcccctggcttcAGTAGGCAAGCGGAGAAAGGCACGCGCGGGTACGCACGCTCGGAATTGCTTGGCGAGCAATCCGCCTCTTGCCCAGCCTTACGTGCATCCCAGCAAGACCGAGCAAGACCAG GACACGACTTCCTCCGGGGAAAAATATGGATGACAGCGTTGCGCCGAGAAGGCTCGTCCGTAGAACAAGACAAACAGAAAGTGTCCAGGTCGGGATTAGCATGTTCAATCTAA